The sequence GTCCACGCCCTCGACGGCCAAGCCAATGATGGCGCCGGCGGTGGCCATGCGATGATCCGCATAAGCATGCCACTGACCGCCGTGGAGTGGGGCGGGGGTGATGCGGAGGCCGTCGTCAAGCTCAGTGACGTTGCCTCCCAGACCGTTGATCTCCGCAGCGAGCGCTGCCAGTCGGTCCGTCTCGTGACCACGCAGGTGAGCAATGCCCGTGAGCGTCGACGGCGTTGAGGCCAGCGCGCACAAAGCAGCAACGGTGGGGGCGAGCTCACCTATAGCTGACATGTCTAGGTCAATGCCGCGCAGCCCAGACAATCCCTCCGCCGGGCCGGTGACCGTAAGGTGCGGGTCCTTCCGTGGTCTCTGCGGCACATATTCCACGGTGGCGCCCATCTGCTCGAGGATGCTGCGGAATGCATCGCCCGGTTGGCACGTCTCTTCGGGCCAGTGAGGAATACTCACGCTGCCGCCCGCGACGGCCGCAGCGGCGAGGAAAGGAGTGGCGTTGGACAGGTCCGGCTCAATGTGCCACTCGCGGCCCTGAATCGGTCCCGGATGCACGACCCACGTGTTGTCTGCCGCGAAAGCTTCAACACGGGCCTCTCGCAGCATAGAAATGGTCATCGCAATATGCGGCTGGGAAGGCACAGGTTCTCCCTGGTGACGCACGACGAGACCATTGCGGTAGCGCGCCGCAGCCAGGAGAAGGCCGGAGATGAACTGGGAGGACGAGGAGGCGTCGATCGTGACCTCGTATGTGTCCGGGATTCCCCGCGGTGTGATGCGCAGCGGCAGGCTATCGCCGTCCACGTCCACACCAAGTTCTCTCAATGCGGCAGTCATGGTGGACATAGGGCGCTTGCGGGCGTAGGGGTCACCGTCCAGGAGCACCGGACCATCCGCCAGCGCTGCTACCGGTGGTAGAAAACGCATGACGGTACCTGCGAGGCCACAGTCAATCTCTGCGCCGCGAAGCGTTTCAGCTGGGAAAACGCGAAGATGGGGACCCCACGGGACGAATCCCGCTCCCATGGCGTGC is a genomic window of Corynebacterium singulare containing:
- the aroA gene encoding 3-phosphoshikimate 1-carboxyvinyltransferase, which codes for MPFIMDYMSAFWSAPQPTGPLSWTQEIPGSKSMTNRALVLAALADSASIIYNPLVSRDTELMKDGLHAMGAGFVPWGPHLRVFPAETLRGAEIDCGLAGTVMRFLPPVAALADGPVLLDGDPYARKRPMSTMTAALRELGVDVDGDSLPLRITPRGIPDTYEVTIDASSSSQFISGLLLAAARYRNGLVVRHQGEPVPSQPHIAMTISMLREARVEAFAADNTWVVHPGPIQGREWHIEPDLSNATPFLAAAAVAGGSVSIPHWPEETCQPGDAFRSILEQMGATVEYVPQRPRKDPHLTVTGPAEGLSGLRGIDLDMSAIGELAPTVAALCALASTPSTLTGIAHLRGHETDRLAALAAEINGLGGNVTELDDGLRITPAPLHGGQWHAYADHRMATAGAIIGLAVEGVDIDDIECTSKTLPGFADMWEAMVHG